One segment of Phycisphaerae bacterium DNA contains the following:
- a CDS encoding response regulator yields the protein MSRRILLIDDDPDMHLVMKMILEPEGYEVTCCRTGSHGLETMRRQRPDLVLLDIMLADPSEGLRVACEMRHDEKLKGIPIIMISAIGEQIGQDYYSEVCPGTASGDLFLEKPFDPPTVREAVKWILERPAVES from the coding sequence ATGAGCCGCCGAATTCTTTTGATCGATGACGACCCGGACATGCATCTGGTGATGAAGATGATCCTGGAGCCGGAGGGTTACGAGGTCACGTGCTGTCGAACGGGATCACACGGTCTGGAGACCATGCGGCGGCAGCGTCCCGATCTCGTTCTGCTGGACATCATGCTTGCGGACCCTTCTGAGGGCCTGAGAGTCGCCTGCGAGATGCGACACGACGAGAAGCTCAAGGGGATTCCGATCATCATGATCTCGGCCATCGGTGAGCAGATCGGACAGGATTACTACAGCGAGGTGTGCCCGGGCACGGCGTCGGGCGATTTATTCCTGGAGAAGCCGTTCGACCCGCCCACGGTCCGTGAAGCGGTGAAATGGATTCTCGAACGGCCGGCCGTGGAGTCTTAA
- a CDS encoding HAMP domain-containing sensor histidine kinase, with product MLIQVRPVVEDDVMRSPEVEKTDWIQVLAHLEGDPRAVALVPMLRLHWFIRLRWIFLAGAVAALALERFVAPVTQRPFDLAVVLIVLALVNLVWLIVSRSLFRHVTRDPKALRAQIERLAWFANAQVATDLLLLTAILRYTGGVENPVAIFYLFHMSIVSLLLKRWHAVLQGIWAWALYAVLVIGEWRGWLAPHYDFLPSVSVGLYARPEYVLAALVVVACGIFGTLYFTLHIAGHFQTQERQLQQANAALKQSQRAIQDLQRRRSRFMQTAAHQLKSPLAAIQTMVELVRTGLVPPEAVSGTCEKIIHRCQEGIAQVTELLTLARVQEADPSRHRQSGSDVRETVNELFGRFRPLADSKQIKLVCSMPSDEELTVCVDPRDLRDCIGNLIDNAIKYTPGPGSVTVTVMPERSNGELMAVLVNVTDTGMGIDPHLAVSPDGEPGHEAVFDAFRRGGNVVAAGIPGTGLGLSIVREVVEQAGGQIVVSSCPGQGSSFTLTFPSPSGSIRQPQVRNTRASQVVLEESEAPAAPQD from the coding sequence ATGTTGATTCAAGTCAGACCGGTTGTCGAGGACGACGTCATGCGCAGTCCGGAAGTCGAAAAGACGGATTGGATCCAAGTGCTTGCCCACCTGGAAGGCGATCCGCGCGCGGTGGCCCTTGTCCCCATGCTTCGTCTGCACTGGTTCATTCGCCTGAGGTGGATCTTCCTCGCCGGCGCCGTGGCCGCTCTGGCCTTGGAGCGCTTCGTCGCACCGGTTACTCAGCGTCCCTTTGACTTGGCCGTCGTCCTGATCGTGCTGGCCCTGGTCAACCTTGTGTGGCTCATCGTCTCACGATCCCTGTTTCGTCACGTGACTCGCGATCCGAAGGCCCTTCGCGCACAAATCGAGCGGCTCGCATGGTTCGCGAACGCCCAAGTGGCCACCGACCTGTTACTGTTAACCGCCATTTTGCGATACACCGGCGGTGTCGAGAATCCGGTGGCGATCTTTTACCTGTTCCACATGTCCATTGTCTCCTTGCTTCTCAAGAGATGGCATGCCGTGCTGCAGGGCATCTGGGCGTGGGCGCTTTATGCCGTGCTGGTCATCGGTGAATGGCGCGGGTGGCTCGCACCCCATTATGACTTCCTGCCGTCCGTTTCCGTGGGGCTCTATGCTCGGCCGGAATACGTCCTGGCGGCTCTGGTCGTGGTCGCATGCGGCATTTTCGGCACGCTCTACTTTACACTGCACATCGCGGGCCACTTCCAGACCCAGGAGCGCCAACTCCAACAGGCGAATGCCGCACTGAAGCAATCACAACGGGCCATCCAGGACCTGCAGCGCCGTCGATCCCGCTTCATGCAGACGGCGGCACATCAGCTCAAAAGCCCCTTGGCGGCGATTCAAACCATGGTCGAGCTGGTTCGAACGGGGTTGGTGCCGCCCGAGGCGGTCTCCGGAACTTGCGAGAAGATCATTCATCGGTGTCAGGAAGGCATCGCCCAGGTCACCGAGCTGCTCACGCTGGCACGAGTGCAGGAGGCAGACCCTTCCCGTCACCGGCAATCAGGGTCCGATGTCCGGGAAACCGTCAACGAACTGTTCGGACGGTTCAGACCCCTGGCAGACAGCAAACAGATCAAGTTGGTCTGTTCCATGCCGTCCGACGAAGAACTGACGGTTTGTGTCGACCCGCGAGACCTGCGTGATTGTATCGGCAACCTGATCGATAACGCCATCAAGTATACGCCCGGCCCGGGTAGCGTGACCGTAACCGTGATGCCGGAGCGATCCAACGGCGAACTCATGGCCGTGCTCGTCAATGTCACCGACACCGGTATGGGAATCGATCCCCACCTTGCGGTGTCGCCGGACGGCGAGCCGGGCCACGAGGCGGTTTTCGATGCGTTTCGACGAGGTGGAAACGTGGTCGCGGCAGGAATTCCCGGCACCGGCTTGGGCCTTTCCATCGTCCGTGAGGTCGTCGAGCAGGCGGGCGGGCAGATCGTCGTGAGTTCATGTCCCGGCCAGGGATCGAGCTTCACGCTCACCTTCCCCTCGCCCTCCGGCAGCATCCGTCAACCGCAGGTCCGCAATACACGCGCCAGTCAGGTGGTGCTTGAGGAATCAGAAGCCCCCGCCGCACCCCAGGATTGA